A portion of the Luxibacter massiliensis genome contains these proteins:
- a CDS encoding VOC family protein, with protein sequence MGKLDKLTKLNDICLFVKDFQGALKFYTEKFGFRVKRLQPTPENANYAEFEFHGTAVTLWDKKGLCEVVDHQYIDGEGHHFMIAVKVPELGDVDDIASELIGNGVNCLVRPTTYEFGSRAAYFQDCEGNVWEVFAWEEGDGPGLLKKQE encoded by the coding sequence ATGGGAAAACTGGATAAACTCACAAAACTGAACGACATATGCCTGTTTGTGAAAGACTTTCAGGGGGCATTGAAATTTTATACGGAAAAATTTGGGTTTAGGGTGAAACGACTTCAGCCTACGCCGGAGAATGCAAACTATGCAGAGTTTGAGTTTCATGGCACGGCTGTCACCTTGTGGGACAAAAAGGGTCTATGCGAAGTTGTGGACCATCAATATATTGATGGAGAGGGACATCATTTTATGATTGCGGTGAAAGTGCCTGAGCTGGGAGATGTGGACGATATTGCTTCTGAACTGATCGGAAATGGCGTCAACTGCCTGGTTAGGCCAACCACCTATGAGTTTGGTTCCAGGGCTGCATATTTTCAGGACTGTGAAGGTAATGTGTGGGAAGTCTTTGCGTGGGAAGAAGGAGACGGGCCGGGACTTCTTAAGAAGCAGGAATAG